In one Brassica oleracea var. oleracea cultivar TO1000 chromosome C9, BOL, whole genome shotgun sequence genomic region, the following are encoded:
- the LOC106316451 gene encoding ABC transporter I family member 20 — MEEEKRDTTVEISGLRFTYPGIDGHPPPGSKPLIEDFSLKLNSSERCLLVGSNGAGKTTILKILGGKHMVEPHMVRVLGRSAFHDTGLTSSGDLCYLGGEWRRDVAFAGFEVPIQMDISAEKMIFGVAGIDPKRRDELIKVLDIDISWRLHKVSDGQRRRVQICMGLLKPFKVLLLDEITVDLDVLARADLLAFLRKECQERGATIIYATHIFDGLEDWPTHIVYVANGKLQLAMPMEKVKETSKKSLMRTVESWLRKERDEERKTRKERKANGLPEFETRAQESRVTGDPARMLNNGWAAGRLHSTIAGGEDHFVLSSNRVLR; from the exons ATGGAAGAGGAGAAGCGAGATACAACGGTGGAGATCTCCGGATTACGATTCACGTATCCAGGAATCGATGGCCATCCACCTCCGGGATCGAAACCGCTCATCGAGGATTTCTCTCTGAAGCTCAACTCGAGCGAACGGTGTCTCCTCGTCGGATCTAACGGCGCCG GGAAGACGACGATACTGAAGATATTGGGAGGGAAACACATGGTGGAGCCGCACATGGTTAGGGTTCTTGGTCGATCGGCGTTTCACGACACCGGATTGACATCTTCGGGTGATCTCTGCTATCTCGGCGGCGAG TGGAGGCGTGACGTGGCATTTGCAGGATTTGAAGTTCCGATACAAATGGATATATCGGCAGAGAAGATGATATTCGGAGTGGCTGGTATTGATCCAAAGAGAAGAGATGAATTGATCAAG GTGTTGGATATCGATATCTCATGGAGATTGCACAAGGTCTCTGATGGCCAAAGAAGACGCGTCCAGATCTGTATGGGACTCCTCAAGCCTTTCAAG GTTCTCCTTTTGGATGAAATCACTGTTGATCTTGACGTTCTCGCCAGAGCCGACCTTTTGGCATTTCTGAGAAAGGAATGCCAAGAACGAGGAGCTACCATTATCTACGCCACTCATATTTTCGATGGCCTTGAGGATTGGCCTACACACATT GTGTATGTAGCAAACGGGAAGTTACAGTTAGCAATGCCAATGGAGAAAGTGAAGGAAACAAGCAAGAAGTCATTGATGAGAACAGTTGAGAGTTGGTTGAGGAAAGAAAGAGACGAGGAGAGGAAAACAAGGAAAGAAAGGAAAGCCAATGGGCTTCCTGAGTTCGAAACACGTGCTCAAGAAAGCCGTGTCACCGGTGATCCTGCTCGGATGCTCAACAATGGCTGGGCTGCCGGGAGGCTTCACTCTACCATTGCAGGCGGAGAAGATCATTTCGTCTTAAGCTCAAACAGGGTTCTCAGATAA